One part of the Vicia villosa cultivar HV-30 ecotype Madison, WI linkage group LG6, Vvil1.0, whole genome shotgun sequence genome encodes these proteins:
- the LOC131613884 gene encoding putative F-box/LRR-repeat protein At3g42770 — protein MQIPEMQNDRISKLPDEILGHIISFLPSEDAFATRVLSKRWRPLWFLYPSPNLDFDDQRFFRKEEPYFSFINMVNVTIYERSVLQPIKSFRLRCHEYHDNSMLEHNVLTWLTAAAERGVKHIDVHMYDTPKTSVNSCVFCSSTLVVLKLKGVSVNHFIPANLPSLRTLHLKSVQFIDDGHIVEILNACPVLEDLEMKDISISSRSDELDEEVKKLTNLIRADVTNVSRYGVDLEVLSNVKFLRLEETFDAVPVLSNLTHLEIMFGRNINWSFIISVLENCPILESFLLDMSLTTHVFHLLWFPCILPEGLSLQFKISTIKNYRGHRYELRFVKHLLLISTSLESMIICSSSSLNNQEKMEMMKELLALPKISVKCWMLLE, from the exons ATGCAGATTCCAGAGATGCAGAATGACAGGATTAGTAAGTTGCCAGATGAAATCCTCGGTCACATTATTTCATTTCTCCCATCTGAAGATGCTTTTGCAACTCGTGTACTTTCTAAGAGGTGGAGGCCACTATGGTTTCTATATCCTAGTCCCAATCTCGACTTCGATGATCAAAGATTTTTCAGAAAAGAAGAACCATATTTTAGCTTTATTAATATGGTGAATGTAACTATTTACGAAAGAAGTGTGCTCCAACCCATCAAAAGCTTTCGCCTACGTTGTCATGAATATCATGATAACTCTATGCTTGAACACAATGTCTTGACATGGTTAACCGCTGCAGCAGAACGTGGAGTGAAGCACATTGACGTTCACATGTATGATACTCCGAAGACGAGTGTCAATTCTTGCGTTTTCTGTTCTAGTACTCTTGTTGTTCTAAAGCTAAAAGGTGTAAGTGTGAATCACTTTATACCCGCTAACCTTCCCTCACTTAGAACTCTACACTTGAAAAGTGTTCAATTTATTGACGATGGGCATATTGTGGAAATTCTTAATGCTTGTCCAGTTCTTGAAGATTTGGAAATGAAAGATATATCAATCTCATCTAGGTCAGATGAGTTAGATGAAGAGGTTAAAAAATTAACTAATTTGATAAGGGCGGATGTTACTAATGTCTCTCGTTATGGTGTTGATTTGGAAGTCTTATCTAATGTTAAGTTTCTTCGGTTAGAAGAG ACGTTTGATGCCGTTCCTGTGCTTTCCAATTTAACTCATTTGGAGATCATGTTTGGAAGAAATATTAACTGGTCTTTTATAATTTCTGTCCTGGAAAATTGCCCTATACTTGAAAGTTTTCTCCTAGATATGTCGTTAACTACACATGTTTTTCATCTTTTGTGGTTCCCATGTATTTTACCAGAAGGCCTTTCTTTACAGTTTAAAATCAGCACTATTAAAAATTATAGAGGACATAGATATGAGTTGCGGTTTGTAAAACATTTACTGTTGATTTCCACGTCGTTGGAGAGCATGATAATATGCAGTTCATCTTCCTTGAATAACCAGGAAAAGATggaaatgatgaaagaattattggcATTGCCAAAGATCTCAGTTAAATGTTGGATGTTGTTAGAGTAG
- the LOC131613885 gene encoding uncharacterized protein LOC131613885 — MEDLFILLNKCPILEEVHAEYLNLNNLDISFAQKAVKKRFPYFPNLIRASITNASFYTKHSIALICRLSVQVLRIELDLPLSSYNRYPFCNLTCMELILKLNHCDKWLWLLELLKHCPKLQSLIIYEDYWNNGEDVVDNWTDPKMAPNCLSTQLNLYRMWASIC, encoded by the exons ATGGAAGATCTCTTTATTCTTCTAAATAAATGTCCCATTCTCGAGGAAGTGCACGCAGAATATTTAAATCTAAACAATCTGGATATTTCATTTGCTCAAAAGGCAGTAAAGAAAAGATTTCCATATTTCCCAAATCTAATTAGAGCAAGCATTACCAACGCGTCTTTTTATACGAAGCATTCCATCGCTTTGATTTGCCGGCTATCGGTTCAGGTTCTTCGTATAGAACTG GACTTACCACTTAGCAGCTACAATCGTTATCCGTTTTGCAATTTAACCTGCATGGAGCTGATCCTTAAGCTTAATCATTGTGACAAATGGTTGTGGTTGCTAGAATTGCTGAAACATTGTCCCAAACTTCAAAGTCTTATTATTTACGAG GACTATTGGAATAATGGAGAGGATGTTGTTGATAATTGGACGGATCCAAAAATGGCTCCAAACTGTCTTTCAACACAGCTAAATTTATACAGAATGTGGGCTTCAATTTGCTAA